In Paenibacillus stellifer, the DNA window CACTTTGCCGTGGCGTAGTTACCCTGGGGATACTATTGGGCGTTAGGAGTGAACCTGAAAGAGCCCGCTCCCCAAACAGGGAACAGGCTCTTCTGCGCAATGCGCTCGTTCATTCCCGGCTCATTCTATGAACCGGACTTTATCAACGCATCGAAATGCAGCCCCTGTCCAGGGGCGCACCCGCGCTTCATATGGTTCTGCCGGATACTCACCCTAATCCAGGTAGCCCGCCAGCCCCTTGTCCATCAAGTAATCCATTTCCGCTTCCAGTATGTCCTCCACGGTAATTTCGTCCAGCTTGACGTCGCGGCGGCTCAGCACATAATCGACCAGATCGTCACTGTCGATATCGACCTCGCCCTTGGCGTTCGCCTTCGCACCGTTTATAAAGACCTGAGCATGCTTCAGCACCAGAGCTACCGCCTTGGGATCCGCCTTCGTCTCCTTCACAATATAGGTGATCAGCTCCTGCTCGTTGACGCGCTCTTTCAATGGGGTTCATCCTTTCCTGTTGGGCTCAGCCCCATTGTATCACAATCCGCGCCGGTTCCGTTCATGCCGCAAGGATCGCCCGCCGGAATCAGGAGGCGGTAAATTCTCCGCTCATCGTAACCATATTCTTGCCGTTTGTCTTTGATATGTATAAAGCTTGATCCGCCTGACGGTACAACTCCTCAAAGGGCGCATCGGGCTCCTCGGCATAGACGACACCGATGCTGACCGTCAGCTGTATCAGTCTTCCCCCGTCCAGCATTACATTATGGGGGACGAGCGCATGCCGAATCGCTTCCGCCGACTCCATAGCCTCTTCCCTGCCTGAAGCCGGCAGACAGAGTGCGAACTCCTCTCCCCCGAGGCGTCCGGCGAACGCTCCGTTCCGGCACAAATGCCGAAGCTTCCGGGCAAAGGAAATAAGCGCCTGGTCGCCGGCCAAATGACCGTAGGTGTCGTTCACCAATTTGAAATCGTCAATATCCATCAGCAGCATCGCAAGCCCGTCGCCGTCCGGACCCTTCCAGGCATTGAATGTCTTCAGGAAATGCCGCCGGTTGCTCAGCCCGGTGAGGTCATCCATGGAGGCCTGGTACTTCAGCTCCCGCTCATGGCGCTTCTCATCGCTATAATCCTTCAGCATGAGCAGCATGGAAGCCTGCCCGAAGCCTTCGCCGCCCAGCGGGATCAGCGATACGCCCCAGCATATATCCTCGTTCTCGCCCATATGGAGCTTGATTTCCCCGCCTCTTCGCTCATTAAAGCTCGTCAAAAGGGAAGGATGCTCCTGCAAATATGGAATGAGGGACCGCCCGGCCCAGCTTCCCGATACGGGTCCGAATACCCGGCTCATCAGCCGCTCTCCCGTTTCATTCACGCTGACAATACCTCCGTCCGGGCCAATCACGGCCACTCCCTGGCTGGCGCTATTCTCCCCGTAATCAGTCACAGACGGCCCCATATTAAGTGCCGAGCGGCGGTACACTGTGAAATAAATCGCAACCACCGCCGGGAGCATAACAAGCGCGGTGAAGCCAGGCAGCGTAATATGCAGCGCCGGATTCGCCACAATGCAGGCAACCGGAATCAGCATGCCGATAAGAACAGGTATATGAGGCTTCCTCCGTTCCCGGGGAAGGCGGAGCAGCGAAATGAGAAGCAGAACGGCAGCGTACATGCTGAATAGCTGGTCATACGCAATAAGTCCCATACTGAGCAGCGTCGGCTTCACATAAATGCCGCTGATGCCGGCGACGGTCTCCATGCCTACTGCGCTGCGCATCAGATGATGATAGGAATCGGTAAAGATCAGAAGGAAGTAGAGAAAGATCGGAGAAGCGAGCAGAGCGAGCCTTTTGCGGGAAATGCTGTGCGAGGGAGCTGTGTAATTCTTCACCGCGGCGTAAGCGAACAAGTCGATCAGGAACAAAGGAATCTGCTGAATATTTCGGAGCCATAGCTTAAGCTTGAACATCGGAGCCATGATTTCCGCGGCAGCACCCGTTAG includes these proteins:
- a CDS encoding sensor domain-containing diguanylate cyclase, translating into MPWMKGYPYYLLLVGIISLYMGIMSYRFRRLPGRRYLWILLLLIGLALTGAAAEIMAPMFKLKLWLRNIQQIPLFLIDLFAYAAVKNYTAPSHSISRKRLALLASPIFLYFLLIFTDSYHHLMRSAVGMETVAGISGIYVKPTLLSMGLIAYDQLFSMYAAVLLLISLLRLPRERRKPHIPVLIGMLIPVACIVANPALHITLPGFTALVMLPAVVAIYFTVYRRSALNMGPSVTDYGENSASQGVAVIGPDGGIVSVNETGERLMSRVFGPVSGSWAGRSLIPYLQEHPSLLTSFNERRGGEIKLHMGENEDICWGVSLIPLGGEGFGQASMLLMLKDYSDEKRHERELKYQASMDDLTGLSNRRHFLKTFNAWKGPDGDGLAMLLMDIDDFKLVNDTYGHLAGDQALISFARKLRHLCRNGAFAGRLGGEEFALCLPASGREEAMESAEAIRHALVPHNVMLDGGRLIQLTVSIGVVYAEEPDAPFEELYRQADQALYISKTNGKNMVTMSGEFTAS